The Caldilineales bacterium genome has a window encoding:
- a CDS encoding nucleotidyl transferase AbiEii/AbiGii toxin family protein, producing the protein MNLTLRLIRNWADERAIPDLIVAELDYRLTYALAAIYRDPFLAGRLCLKGGTVLNKLYFPALSRLSVDLDFNAVGLKAQVLAERSQIISRLETLFAAQNADYTVTHDYRYEQTNIVAQYTPLSGGSRQRLKLEISTVERVPILGRTARNLILPDGSSAPIATYYLEELTATKLRALYARRKGRDIYDLWRITGLDLNERAVRKLTLYYFYHAKMVFHHPTFLANVEEKLRHHGFADDVRGLIRVGQDFDWAEACGAVLERFAFLGEFEERDTRFLDFARMLLGKPVSGAALATVADIEYPIAWLMEGVSISEEAATLRQEDIRVFLA; encoded by the coding sequence GCCTGACGTATGCGCTTGCAGCGATCTATCGCGACCCCTTTTTGGCCGGGCGGCTCTGCCTGAAAGGGGGCACGGTCTTGAACAAGCTATACTTCCCCGCGCTCAGCCGCCTGTCCGTAGACCTCGATTTCAACGCCGTTGGCCTGAAGGCGCAGGTGCTGGCCGAGCGTAGCCAGATTATCTCGCGACTGGAAACACTGTTTGCCGCGCAGAACGCCGATTACACTGTTACGCACGACTATCGCTACGAACAGACGAACATCGTCGCTCAGTACACCCCGCTCAGTGGTGGGTCGAGGCAACGCCTGAAGCTGGAAATCTCCACTGTCGAGCGTGTCCCCATCTTGGGGCGAACGGCGAGAAATCTGATCCTGCCCGATGGTTCTTCTGCTCCCATCGCAACCTATTATCTGGAAGAACTGACGGCAACGAAGCTACGTGCGCTCTATGCCCGCCGCAAAGGGCGCGATATCTACGATCTCTGGCGGATCACGGGCCTCGATCTCAACGAGCGGGCCGTGCGCAAACTCACGCTCTATTACTTCTATCATGCAAAGATGGTGTTCCACCACCCCACATTTCTCGCCAACGTGGAAGAGAAGCTTCGGCATCATGGTTTCGCCGACGATGTGCGCGGTCTGATCCGTGTGGGGCAGGACTTCGACTGGGCGGAGGCATGCGGCGCCGTTTTGGAACGATTCGCTTTTCTGGGTGAGTTTGAAGAACGCGATACTCGTTTCCTTGATTTCGCGCGTATGCTGCTTGGGAAGCCGGTGTCCGGCGCCGCCCTGGCAACGGTTGCTGACATCGAATACCCCATCGCCTGGTTGATGGAGGGAGTTTCCATCTCGGAAGAAGCGGCGACGCTGCGCCAGGAAGACATCCGCGTGTTTTTGGCCTGA